aaaatttttgaaaattctagtttatttcacgaaacttgaaccgatttcactaaacgttttttttttttgatgaaagctattgacaagacgcgtagtttgacaccaatatgaggtCATTGTAAAATGTGGTCTCGGggagatatgaccaaaaagtgtttgtttgtattcgacattccgagatattctcaataattctcaaatgatttttgtaaatttgtttgcCTGTAGATATGAACgctataattccacaattgctccaaatgacacgaaattaatttttttttgaagatttttggcTCATTTTGCTTTGAAGTAAGGTAAAATCACTTCGACCCAGAAGCGTtgtcaaaattacattttttcatataaaaactgaagatcggtgtcattcgaaagctacagcatatgacttcacaagaaaaataactttggctcgatcaggttagttgggtgaATAAAGTCGGTGAAAACAGCTTCCCAGTGGTGATAAAagtcatcctcgaattttaactcgtcgaggttatctcgaaaaattttgtaaccatttttttaaccgTTTTTAAgccaaagcaacattttctgtgaagtaacaaccaccaattgtgaaaaaaaaaatctgacttTTAATGACCTCCGAAAAATATGACTTTTTTTAGACATATCTTCCCCAAATTTTGGGTTACCAACCTGATATTGGGCTTAAACTGCGCGTCTTGACCTGACCATagctttcaggaaaaaaaagttaccgaaatcagtttttaagttacaaacgtgtaacgcaactaaccgccgacttttgcgatcacacaagtcacacttcgcaggctaaaaattccaattcttgttggtaTGAAAGCACTGTGTCTCCTgcgtattagaaaatttatagactgatttgttaccgcaaaacatagccaacacaattaactttatgactcacagataacgaaatttgtaacgcaactaaccctgGAGTTACCCATATGTGTTCGATGTGAGGTACATATGCGTTTATGTTAACCAACAGACACGTCCACAACCGCTTCAGTGCCCAGAACCAAATCCTTTCACAGTTAGGTTCATCACAGTAAATTTATCACCATAACCACGACAGGCAGGATAAGAGTGGCTGATTTGACGATGGACTTGTCGTTCATAAGTAGGTTTACTGTAGCTACACATAGCGACGTGACTTTGATCTAATTCAATGTTAAGTTTGACcaaaggaaaatttgaattaggtcttcTTAGTGTTGTTATTGCTACGTGTAGTTACAGTTAGATTCTGGGAAGtgaatgtcaatttttgcaaatGACCATAAGGAAACGGCACGTAAAATGGAATCTCAGTCGAAACTTGAAATTCATTGAGCTCTGTAATGTCAACTGCTTCTATCTAGGTACCTAATTTGACTCTCGAAAAATCAACCTCTCTTGCCTGTTAACTCAGAAACAAGGTGGTTTCCCTACAcgttttttcaaactggcttgggacagtctttggcggtgttaATGTATGAAACTCATCCGTCAACGGAACTGGTTACGTACCTCTTACGGACCGGATACTTGAACAACAGTctgaaaatccaaaaattgatAAGGAGAATCACACGAAACTTTTTCTGAGTTTTAGCTGTCGGTAGCCCAGAGTGGAAGCGgtgaaatcgaaattattgttgtttaaaattgtaactttTTTACGTACGACTGTTACTCACAATGGAGAGACACAAAGAGAATCAGTGACAATTGACGATGAGCTCTACCTAATATGGTTATATATTCCAAACTGTTaaaaccacggcagagtaaaagtaacccaggcaggagcgcttgtttgactagggacctgaataatctagtagctcTATGTTTTtcgcgaattaaatttttcaacttatgtcagtgttcatttgagttcattttcatacaatgtattaggtccctcatttgacgtttcaataatgaaccgctcctgccaggtttacttttactcagCCGTggttaaaacgaatgaagtgatagatttttaCTGGcggcttgccgtctgtgaaaggaaTAGTTGGATAGTTGCTAGTCCACAACAACTGCAAAGTAGCTACTTTGATAACTAGTTCGTAAATGAGGTTGCTTCGCGCAATAGATGTAAGATTGCCGACACGAGCTGAAGGCGAAAGCGGAATGAACTAGTAAGGTCGATGTCGCTGCTAGCATTATGGAATCTTACCCAAAGAGCGAGTCatagttttgtattttttatgtttttgataTCTCTCTCGTTAGCTGTTACAACCAAGTAACAACTGCATTTACAATTAACGGTTTGATCCTTTTTATGGATTGACAGCGACAGGGCCAGATTGAACGTGTGTCCAAAATAGAGCGAAGTCTTGCACAGCCGTAAcactgaaaatttaattggttAATAAAGTCGTGTCAATGGATCttccaatttaattaaatcttaCTGGAACACGACATTCCCAACGAAGCCAATGGGTGGCGGCACCCAAGTCAGTGTAATTGATGCTCTTTGCTCAGAAACTGAATGTGTTGCACTTCCACCAATAGGTGCACAGCCCATTAGTCTCATTCCTTGTGCGGGTAAAAATTGACCATGGACAGTTCCAGCTGTCGATCGTGCTTGTATCATGAATCCAAGAAGTGCGGTAGCTGTATTTGTTCGTGTTATTGAGACTGTTAATTGTTGCCCAGGACTGATACTGGAAACGGATGTTGTAACTGTGAATGGGGCTGGCGATGTTGCTGGAACGAATGGGCCATGACTCGGTGTCATGTCTTGACAAACTGAGTCGTCAGCGCCATTGTGAAAAGCGTACGACAATTGAGAGATGGTAAACagtatgaaaattaattttagaaaaatcattttctttttgcagACGTTAATGTTGAATTGGCGAAAGCTCTATACTGATTGACCgacacaataaattattttcaagttTAAATCGTAATTTGATAAGAAATTGGTTTCCATAATCTTTAAGTTGTTTCACGTTGACAATTATTATTCAAGGAGGACGCACTGATAAGACGCATTCGATCAATATCTTCGGATCTTTGggtacattttatttaaaacaatcaATCCGGTTTCACACACTTAATGATAATTTCACATTAATTCGACCTTGCAACAGATTGGGCAATTTGGGTAACACGTGCACATTAGATGTAAGGTCCAAAGTACATGAAAAAGGGTCTGACGAATACTTGATATTAGTTTACGATCTGAAAATCGTCCATGTAAATAATACTGACTCTGACTGGATATGGTATAATCTTAGACTGATCATATGATTATCTGATATACTAGGCCCCAtcacttgggtgggtcaggtcccttgactgcttttctatttataaaatatataatACTAAAAACAACTCTAAAactaaacaatgaaattgaatgcaTTTGCTAGGAGGTAATAGAACAGAAGTGAACATCTTAAAATAATAGACATTTTTAACTCTTCTGTAAATTTATGCATTGTGTCTACGGATGTAAATTTTATAGCTTTAAATGCATGAGACTAAACGGACTGCAATAAGAAAAGAACGATTGTAAAAGAAACAATCCAATCAAAGGCATACATTAGAGACAGTACTGTAGGAAGTAGGCAAACATccgaaaaaataattggaatgtTTACCCACATCCTAGAAAAATAGTCCTGTTATCTTGTCAGCCTGATCTCCctagaaaatatatttgatgGCCTTAAAATACGATGTGATAAACCAAAAAACGTGTGTAGTTCTGATTCCAAACGTAATAGAGTTGACAGAACCTTTTTGTTAatcttcgtaaaaggataattTATGTAAGTGTCGAGCCCTACTCTTCGTAAAAGGAGAAATTCCCTGCATTTGAACAGAACTCCTTGACGTTcctattcgtaaaaggagaaaTTATGTTCGGTTAGAGTGAAGCATAACATCTCTCCGTTCCTCTTCGTAGAAGGATAAATTCCCATAGGTCGAACAGAACACCTCTTGGAGgacatcaaaataatttttttggacatAAACTTAACATTTCAGTGAAATATTATCGAGGAtatcaaaataattcattttctggGACCACAGATCCTATTTGAAagatttaaattattaaaaatggaGAATATTTCTCATTTTGAACTCTtgttaaatagaaatttgtaATGGTCTTCGAGTATGAATGTGGCTTAAAATTCATAATCTcgaattgacaactcatttatTATCGTTATTCAGTCAAGGTATCTTGTTCACCCAGTCACCAAGAAGTATATACTCATCGACCATCAAATATTCAGGACAAAACACTTCTCGGAATAACTCCCAGAACATTAGATCGAATTTGCTTATCTGTTTGCCTTCATTTGCCTTCAtctattattatttgcctTCATAAACTGGAATGAAACTAACATTTCGAAAATCGGTTCAAGATTGCTCAAGTTTTCGTGCCATCAAAAAACAGTCAGAAAATTCTTTCCGGAATTCCTCCCAGGATCGcttcaaaattacttaagttatcatgccatttcagttttttccattttttgctaaCATTTTATACATTTCACAAAATCGATCATAGTGAACGTATACGCGTAAGACGTATTTAAAGACAAGTGAAATTTGTAGTCCAATAGTTCGGTAGTAACTCCTAGATCCATCTGATCGATTTTGTTCATCTTTTAAGCAGACCTAAGAAATTTGATTCTTCaaagtaggaaaaaaaatcgaacatcAGGTTAGACATACCCAAGTTATCATCCCATCGAGAAAATAGGCAAAAATGCTTTTGGGAATAACTCAGAGAGGAAATTGAACCCAAAAATGTTATTCCTCGTCgaataaaccaaaaattccCATATTAGGTTCAGGATTTTTCGAGTTTTCGTGCAAACCAGACAAAATTGCTTTTGGGAATTACTTCCAGATCATGAGTCCAACATTgaccatctacgaacttaacctcagaaATGTcattcttcgtcgattaaaatcaaaattactaaaattgGTTAcggatttactcaagttatcgtgctatcaaaaaatcagaaaaaaagcTTCTGGGAATAACTCCCAGATCAGTAGGTTGATATTGCCCATCTATGAACTTGACTTGAGGAATTTTATTCCTCATtgattaaaactaaaatttccgaaatcggttcagatttacttaagttatcgtgCTATCAAAAAACCAGATAAAAACTCTTTTGTATGTCAATATAAACCGCCCATCTGCGAAATTGACCTCAGCAATTTTATTCCTCGtcgattgaaacgaaatttgtgaaaatcggttcagaattactcaagttatcgtgctatCAAGCGTTACATACATTTcagtattttccgttttttgctaacatttcgacaaaattgtaaagagacgcgttgaatgaaatcaagAAATGCTTAGTATACGCTtaaacaatacgttcggtataattgtgtcactttatagccgaatggctagtcgctgctttgtgttcaaaaaaagttttggtgtcgggggttcgaattccggtcaatgcaagatttttatttataaaaattcggTAGTCGTACAAGGTAATAGGCTTTGtggcgtgcgaaaaaaaagttctaattttactgcgtgcgaaaaaaaaaatgtcaatgtgtCCAAGGAAGCAGTGAAATAAATATCTTCAAAACGACATCAAATGAATGCATGGAAAGTTGATGATTATGGCCCGGAATTGCGAAATAGTAACTTATAACATCAAGTGCCAAGTACTTTAAATATTAGGCTCGAAATGTGTAATCGTGTCATGGCCGAAGGCCTTGTGTCAAAATACATATcatgagcctaataaagtactctgcaccgagattcatacaaagtttttttttttttttatgcaacagaggcatTCGAAGTTCGTAGTTTCCGAACATTATGATGCTAAGTGTCATAAAAACTATTTCAATCTGCCAAATTCATCAACCGAATTGTTTAATATGATCATTCAGCTGTGTATTACATTCATGGTTAATGGTTATATACATTTCGATGAGATTATCTTGAATTCTACAATCAGTAACCGTACCCCATAGCCATAATAAttataaattggaaattggaATTGCGTCGTATTGCTCTTCCAGCAAGTAatgattttacaaatttgatgGGTTCAGCCAGCTTAGTATCGCAATCCGTTTAAGGGAATTCACTCTGCTCACTGTCGAATGCTATCTGGATACGGTTCGTACTAATAATGccatttgattgaaaatgcatagTTTATGGACTGTTATTATGTGCGGTTAATTGATTAATTGACGTTTTCCATTTATGTAATTTCTGCTTAATTACCGTTCAAGGCAATCCGATCCATGGTGTGCTTCTCATCGGTGGAGTACAgttcaatagaaatttataTATCGTTAGCCTTAAGTGGTATTGACATTGGcatttgtaacatgttgaTTGATATGATAAAAGACTGGTATCTGATTTAGGAAGGAACTGAGATTGGTATTGTTACGTGGAGGAGTTTAAAACGACATCATGTGAGACAATTATTCAGAACACTACTGGTTACAGCATGCAAATGTATGTAACTAATGAACATAGCTTTTTAACGTGAGGCAACCGGTAGGTTGAATTTACATCGCGTTTGCATTGGTATGTCTTAAAATAGGTCACCTTCAATACAGTCTATGTATACCCGGTTATGTAATCGGTTAATATATAATTACGAGGTCTCACCTTTTGGCTGGGTCAGGTCCATTGACTGACAGTTTTTTCcgaatataattttgattattttcagTAATGCTTTCAAGTTGATCTTCTactttttcttcgttttgtcGACAACGACAACATAAAAGTATTAATGAACCCGGGCTAATCGTTTATATAACTGATTTTTCATCGGTTTCCttctttaacctgtcacatacggctaatGCTCTGGGTAATACGGTcacagtaaaatgcatgttaaaaaaattgaagtacaagatttgaaattaaccGATCGAAAATAGTTTGATCGattggaagtaatagacccgataataatattagtcatatgcttgccgtctgtaacaggttaataagGGCTAAATTAAGCAAGACCTTTAAAGGTAGGACTTCTACCGTAGGAGCAAGATTTATCACTCGGCAGACACGTTGAAGTTGTCTCACATTTCATTTAACTACCACGACTTATGTGAATTACGTCCCTtagctctggccgcaaacttcacgcTCGTCGGAGTTGTCTAGTAATCTAATGAAATGTCTGAACTTGTGTGAATTTCGGCTCTCGCCTTGCTCGATCCCGCAAATTGTGCGCTTGATGTAATCGACCATTTACATGGTCGCTGCTGTAATCCACAAATAAATGTAACTCATaatattaacaaaatattccaCCAACTCTAACACTAATGTGTGCATGTAACGTACAGTTTTGAGCCTCGTGCACACAGCCGATATAGCAGAAATAAGTTTATTTTATGTGCCTTCCACTTATATTCCACATATATCCTCCcgagcaaataaaatttaaacataaaattggtTTACCGAAAAGTTCGTCTTTTATTAGACTTGCTTTGTATTTAAGTTTTAGCTTTtgcacaaacaaaatttaaatttcacttaTTCCACGACGTATCTACGTAATAgcaaaattgtaattgaatttaatgccATCAACATCTCAGCTGAACGGTTCGGCTTACACCCAGAACCGTGTGTATCGTATgtatagaaaatgtaaaagttaTCTATATTCGAAAGTAGTAGCTTGCATGGTTGTTCACGGGAGAAGGATACAGATGTAGGTAGTAAATGgaatattttacatatatCGGCATAATAATTAGGATATGCTGAAGTGCTTAACAAATCCAGTTATTAAGTTaatgaaaagttggaaattatttaatgACGACTGGATAAACTcattataaatcattttcggATTATAGTTGATGTGAAGCGGAATATGGAATAGAATAGAATTTACGGCACAGTGATACAGGTGTGTTAGCAGCGGTCTAATTCATTTATAGCTTTCATTTACTAGGTAAcaccttttgggtgggtcagatcccttgactgtcgGAACTtcacaatagtattttttatgtcatgtctgcaaatttattgttttctgtgGAGAACATAAAACGAAATCTTCGAGAAGAAAGACTTCCCTGTGGTCGAAGAAATCGTTTTTTCGACACATTTCGAAGAAGGAAGAATTCCCTATGATTAAACAAGAAGTTTTTTCGACACAACCACTAATTTTGCTTGTTGCTGAAGAATAGTTTTGCCTATCactaaacaataattttgcatCTAAAAATTGCTTACAGAAAAGCATAAATTTGCAGATGGAAAAATTGCagataaaattaacaaaatttcagaaaaaaagaataaattagAGTGGTGAAAATAGGTATGCCGCATTTTTATTGgcattgatttattgatttatttcaataaaatggttTGATGGCCATAAAAACatatttagaagaagaactactagaacggtctaaATCCCCACTCCCACTcgtttttttctctatttatTCGCTTTTGTTAACACAGCAAAATCACataagaaaaatactattgaaatcGATTCAAAAATTCGTTTAGCTAGTTGGGTAGACCATAATCTATCTTGGAAACTAACCTCAGAAATTCCATCCTccaccaaacaatttttttaatcggttcaactttgctccagtttgATAGAATCAATGTTGCATTGAATTTCTACTTAAATAAGTTTCGATCATGTAGTCCAAAATTCtttgtaatatttttcttgtcaTTCCGGATATACATCTGATTCAATAAAGACGTGTTAAATCGAATCTATACTCtgccaacaggttatgggcatATCAGCAATCACTAGTGAATTCAGAGAAATTCTGCGTGTAATTCAGAGAAATTCACTGGAAATCGAAGTAAATACAGAGAAATTCTGCGTGTAATTCAGAGAAATTTACAACGATCGAATCGGAGAACTTCGTGGTCAGTTAGAATCACGAGACAATCCAAGAAAGTAGACAGTCAGAATCACTGAAAATTTCCTAAAAGAATAATTTGGGCAGCAGAATGGATACAAGTAAGatatcaatcgaaaaactGAATGGCTCAAATTATCAGATCTGGAAATATAAAATCGAATTGGTGCTAATAAAGGAGCAAGTATGGGATGTGGTAAATGAAAACCCACCTGCAAACCTTACGGCAGCCTGGAAGCGAAAAGACGACAAAGCTAGAGCACTAATTGGTTTGCAAGTCGAGGACACGGAGTTCGTTCATGTTAAAAAGTCGAAAACATCGAAGGAATCATGGACAATTTTGAAAGATCGTCATGAAAAACCATCGTTGACGAACAAGATTTCCATACTGAAACGAATTTGTGGTCTGCAAATGTACGAAGGAGATGACATGGAAGAACATTTAACCAAAATGACTTCTTTAGTCGAACAGTTGACAAGTTTGGGTCAAGAGTTGGCTGAGAATTTGGTAGTTGCCATGATCCTACGTAGTCTTCCAGAAGCGTACGACTCGTTGATCAATGCACTCGAAACCAAACCTGAAGAAGACCTTACTGTCGTTTATGTTGTTGGAAAGTTGACGGacgaatttaaacgaaaaatggaaCTGAAATCTATGAAATCGCTTGATCACAAGTATTCCGAACCTGAAAGTTCAATTCTGCAAGTTTCGAATGGTAGACGGCAATTTCAAAGAAGTTGCAGTTATTGTCATAAACCTGGTCACTTGAGAGTAAATTGTTTTACGTACAAGAAAGTTGTCGAAGATGCAAAGAATAATTCTCCGAAGACGACAGAAGCCGCAAATGCAATTGTATCCGAAGAAG
This genomic stretch from Bradysia coprophila strain Holo2 chromosome II, BU_Bcop_v1, whole genome shotgun sequence harbors:
- the LOC119072031 gene encoding putative defense protein Hdd11, producing the protein MIFLKLIFILFTISQLSYAFHNGADDSVCQDMTPSHGPFVPATSPAPFTVTTSVSSISPGQQLTVSITRTNTATALLGFMIQARSTAGTVHGQFLPAQGMRLMGCAPIGGSATHSVSEQRASITLTWVPPPIGFVGNVVFHVTAVQDFALFWTHVQSGPVAVNP